A genomic stretch from Brucella sp. BE17 includes:
- a CDS encoding competence/damage-inducible protein A produces the protein MTDTLQTNGQQTVTAAMLAIGDELLSGRTKDKNIGHLADMLTVAGIDLKEVRIVPDEEDAIVAALNALRSSYDYVFTSGGIGPTHDDITADAVSKAFGVPCIYDDEAIRILAENYARRGLEFTHSRKRMARMPQGSEHIDNPVSTAPGFHIGNTYVMAGVPSVFEAMLDNVLPTLRTGRKLLSRAVRCPFGEGVIGALLTEIQKTNPDTVIGSYPKFEAGRFSTELVVRGSDTLKIDAAMVEIEAMIAALVASGAS, from the coding sequence ATGACCGACACTTTACAAACCAACGGACAACAGACTGTAACTGCTGCCATGCTCGCCATTGGCGACGAGCTTCTCTCCGGACGAACCAAAGACAAGAACATCGGACACCTTGCCGATATGCTGACGGTAGCCGGTATTGATCTCAAGGAAGTGCGCATCGTCCCAGATGAGGAGGACGCAATCGTTGCAGCCCTCAATGCGCTGCGGTCGTCTTATGATTATGTCTTCACTTCGGGCGGCATCGGACCGACCCATGACGATATCACTGCCGATGCAGTCTCAAAGGCCTTCGGCGTGCCATGCATTTATGATGATGAGGCAATCCGCATTCTTGCTGAAAACTATGCCCGGCGCGGACTGGAGTTCACCCACTCACGCAAGCGCATGGCGCGTATGCCGCAAGGCTCTGAACATATCGACAATCCAGTCTCAACGGCACCGGGCTTCCACATCGGCAATACTTACGTGATGGCAGGTGTTCCATCCGTCTTTGAGGCGATGCTGGACAATGTTCTGCCCACACTTCGCACGGGCCGCAAGCTTTTGTCGCGCGCCGTCAGATGCCCATTCGGCGAGGGCGTCATCGGTGCGTTACTGACTGAAATCCAGAAGACAAACCCCGATACGGTGATCGGCTCCTATCCGAAATTCGAGGCAGGCCGGTTTTCGACCGAACTCGTCGTTCGCGGCAGCGATACGCTTAAAATCGATGCGGCCATGGTCGAAATCGAAGCGATGATCGCCGCTCTGGTGGCCTCCGGCGCAAGCTGA
- a CDS encoding universal stress protein, with protein sequence MSYKTVIAYSRSEAELKRVLAAIGLLMRKVPDIHVIGLYSIPSPIVYADPNGFIDPGMFELHDKQHKELSERLKSLFDEEMRRQDAHYEFRIMRSETGTAADSVLTSCLGAELLVAGQPDPNDPATNDETADSLVFNASCPVLLVPYAPVLPQTSLDRIVIAFNGKREAARAAFDALPLIELAGRTEIVWVDPPEAEGEDKSLAGSDLAESISRHGVEVTVTPLSSNGRYAQDALRDHIIAERADLVVMGAYSHSRLRELVFGGVTRSMLSELPVLTLFSR encoded by the coding sequence ATGTCCTATAAAACGGTGATTGCCTATTCGCGCAGCGAAGCCGAGTTGAAGCGAGTTCTTGCCGCAATTGGTCTTTTGATGCGCAAAGTTCCCGATATCCATGTGATCGGGCTTTATTCCATCCCCTCTCCCATCGTTTATGCCGATCCGAACGGCTTCATCGATCCTGGCATGTTTGAGCTGCATGACAAGCAGCACAAGGAGCTTTCAGAGCGCCTTAAGTCGTTATTCGATGAAGAAATGCGCCGTCAGGATGCACATTACGAATTTCGCATCATGCGGTCTGAAACGGGTACCGCCGCCGATAGCGTTCTCACCTCCTGTCTTGGCGCGGAATTGCTCGTCGCAGGCCAGCCAGACCCCAACGATCCGGCGACCAACGACGAAACTGCCGACTCACTGGTTTTCAATGCGAGCTGTCCGGTCCTGCTGGTGCCTTATGCGCCCGTGCTGCCGCAGACATCGCTGGATCGGATCGTAATCGCCTTTAACGGCAAGCGCGAAGCCGCCCGCGCGGCTTTCGATGCGCTTCCACTGATCGAGCTTGCAGGGCGAACCGAAATCGTCTGGGTCGACCCGCCGGAAGCCGAGGGCGAGGACAAGTCGCTCGCCGGTAGCGATCTGGCCGAATCCATTTCGCGCCACGGCGTCGAAGTCACGGTTACGCCGCTTTCCTCCAATGGCCGCTATGCGCAGGATGCGCTGCGCGACCACATCATAGCCGAGCGCGCCGACCTCGTGGTCATGGGTGCCTATAGCCACTCGCGCCTGCGCGAACTGGTGTTTGGCGGTGTAACGCGCTCAATGCTCAGCGAATTGCCCGTCCTGACGCTGTTTTCGCGATAG
- the gpt gene encoding xanthine phosphoribosyltransferase produces the protein MSLPDKAFPVSWDQFHRDARALAWRISGMNREWRAIVAITRGGLVPAAVICRELGIRLIETVCIASYHDYTSQGEMQVLKGIGEGLLENEGEGVIVVDDLTDTGKTAAIVRQMIPKAHFATVYAKPKGRPLVDTFVTEVSQDTWIYFPWDMGFTYQEPISGDR, from the coding sequence ATGTCTCTACCCGATAAAGCCTTCCCCGTTTCCTGGGATCAGTTTCACCGCGATGCCCGTGCCCTTGCCTGGCGGATTTCCGGCATGAACCGAGAATGGCGGGCCATTGTCGCCATCACGCGCGGCGGGCTTGTGCCTGCGGCGGTTATCTGTCGCGAACTCGGCATCAGGCTCATCGAAACCGTCTGTATTGCGTCCTATCACGATTACACGTCTCAGGGCGAAATGCAGGTACTTAAAGGCATTGGCGAGGGGCTTTTGGAAAATGAAGGCGAAGGCGTGATTGTCGTCGATGATCTGACTGATACCGGCAAGACCGCGGCCATCGTACGCCAGATGATACCGAAAGCGCATTTCGCCACAGTTTACGCCAAGCCGAAGGGGCGCCCGCTGGTCGATACTTTTGTGACGGAAGTATCGCAGGACACCTGGATTTATTTCCCTTGGGATATGGGCTTTACCTATCAGGAGCCCATCTCCGGAGACCGATGA
- a CDS encoding NUDIX hydrolase, giving the protein MKQPKEQLVATEKRILTRSGRLQQVAALVYRRQKGSLQFLLITSRGSGRWVLPKGWPQVGRTLAETAICEAYEEAGVRGKISREPIGSFNYTKADLPPERINQFSVAVFEMEFTSQEKNWPEKKERVCTWVSPQEAVLRVEEPDLKEILHRFGTPDIVVAAE; this is encoded by the coding sequence GTGAAGCAGCCAAAAGAACAGCTCGTTGCGACGGAGAAGCGTATTCTTACGCGTTCTGGCCGTTTGCAGCAGGTTGCGGCGTTGGTTTATCGTCGCCAGAAAGGTTCATTGCAGTTTCTCCTTATTACGAGCCGCGGCAGTGGTCGCTGGGTCTTGCCCAAAGGCTGGCCGCAGGTGGGGCGTACGCTGGCTGAAACCGCAATATGTGAAGCCTATGAGGAAGCAGGCGTGCGCGGCAAGATTTCTCGCGAACCGATTGGTAGCTTCAATTACACCAAGGCGGATTTGCCGCCGGAGCGCATAAACCAGTTTTCGGTCGCCGTTTTCGAAATGGAATTCACGAGCCAGGAAAAGAACTGGCCGGAGAAGAAAGAGCGTGTCTGCACTTGGGTTTCACCACAAGAGGCCGTACTCCGGGTGGAGGAACCTGATCTGAAGGAAATTCTTCATCGATTTGGCACGCCCGATATCGTGGTCGCAGCCGAATAG
- a CDS encoding vitamin B12-dependent ribonucleotide reductase translates to MKIERRFTKQNQSAYADIAFRTATSEIKNPDGSIVFRLEDINVPAQFSQVAADILAQKYFRKAGVPARLKKVEENSVPSWLWRSVADEDALAQLPEDERFGSEMDACQVFDRLAGTWTYWGWKGGYFNTEEDALAFRDELAYMLATQRVAPNSPQWFNTGLHWAYGIDGPGQGHFYVDWMTGKLTRSKSSYEHPQPHACFIQSVADDLVNDGGIMDLWVREARLFKYGSGTGSNFSHLRGEGEKLSGGGKSSGLMSFLKIGDRAAGAIKSGGTTRRAAKMVVVDIDHPDIEEYIDWKVKEEQKVASLVTGSKIVKQHMAAIMKACVNCEADNDDCFDPAKNPALKREVKAAKKNQVPENYIKRVIQFARQGYTDISFKTYDTDWDSEAYLTVSGQNSNNSVSLKDEFLRAVEDDADWHLTARKDGKVMKTLKARDLWEKIGYAAWASADPGLHYNTTMNDWHTCPAAGPIRASNPCSEYMFLDDTACNLASINLLTYRNKDGSFDIAAYEHTARLWTIVLEVSVMMAQFPSKEIARLSYEYRTLGLGYANIGGLLMTSGIPYDSVEGRAICGALTAIMTGVAYATSAEMAKELGTFPGFAPNADNMLRVMRNHRRAAHGETTGYEGLAVNPVALIAEDCSQPELITHARAAWDKALELGEKHGYRNAQATVIAPTGTIGLVMDCDTTGIEPDFALVKFKKLAGGGYFKIINRAVPEALRTLGYSESQIAEIEAYAVGHGNLNQAPAVNPSTLKAKGFTDEKIEALNAALKSAFDIKFAFNKWTLGEDFCKDVLKLTDEQLNDFSFEMLPALGFSRQDVEAANVHVCGAMTLEDAPFLKEEHYAVFDCANPCGKIGKRYLSVESHIRMMAAAQPFISGAISKTINMPNDATVEDCKSAYMLSWQLALKANALYRDGSKLSQPLNASLIADDEDEDDAVEALIEAPAAARAVQVTERIVEKVVEKIVQEREKLPNRRQGYTQKAVVGGHKVYLRTGEFGNGRLGEIFIDMHKEGAAFRAMMNNFAIAVSLGLQYGVPLEEYVEAFTFTKFEPAGMVIGNDAIKTATSIIDYVFRELAVSYLGRNDLAHVDTSDFSNTALGKGIQEGKTNLVSTGWTRGYKPTLVSNTEPKSATTSAPQASAPAYNVTALKSSSARSAAVGLVTDGATAFKRDFDEQPASEAEPETSGATELFSDKAAADAATARTESAASAKKIEADRRIKSMMQGYTGDSCTECQNFTMVRNGTCLKCDTCGATSGCS, encoded by the coding sequence ATGAAAATCGAACGCCGTTTTACGAAACAAAACCAGTCAGCCTATGCGGACATCGCGTTTCGGACTGCAACCAGCGAGATCAAGAATCCCGATGGTTCCATCGTATTCCGACTGGAAGATATCAACGTTCCCGCCCAGTTCAGTCAGGTTGCGGCTGATATTCTGGCACAGAAATATTTCCGCAAGGCCGGTGTGCCTGCGCGCCTGAAGAAGGTCGAGGAAAATTCAGTCCCTTCATGGCTCTGGCGCTCGGTTGCCGATGAGGACGCGCTGGCGCAATTGCCAGAAGACGAGCGTTTTGGCTCCGAAATGGACGCCTGTCAGGTTTTTGATCGTCTTGCCGGCACATGGACCTATTGGGGCTGGAAGGGTGGCTATTTCAACACGGAAGAAGACGCGCTCGCCTTCCGCGATGAGCTTGCCTATATGCTCGCCACCCAGCGCGTGGCCCCCAACAGCCCGCAATGGTTCAACACCGGTCTGCATTGGGCCTATGGCATCGATGGTCCCGGTCAGGGTCATTTCTATGTCGACTGGATGACCGGAAAATTGACCCGGTCCAAGTCATCCTATGAGCATCCGCAGCCGCATGCCTGCTTCATCCAGTCGGTTGCCGACGATCTCGTCAACGATGGCGGCATCATGGATCTGTGGGTGCGCGAGGCACGCCTGTTCAAATATGGTTCGGGCACCGGCTCCAACTTCAGCCACCTTCGCGGCGAAGGTGAAAAGCTTTCGGGCGGCGGCAAGTCGTCCGGCCTGATGAGCTTTTTGAAGATTGGCGACCGGGCCGCGGGTGCCATTAAGTCTGGCGGCACCACACGCCGCGCTGCCAAGATGGTTGTGGTCGATATCGACCATCCCGATATCGAGGAATATATCGACTGGAAGGTCAAGGAAGAGCAGAAGGTTGCGTCGCTCGTCACCGGTTCCAAGATCGTCAAGCAGCACATGGCGGCGATCATGAAAGCCTGCGTCAATTGCGAAGCCGATAATGATGATTGCTTCGACCCAGCCAAAAACCCTGCCCTCAAGCGTGAAGTCAAGGCGGCCAAGAAGAATCAGGTCCCTGAAAACTACATCAAACGCGTTATTCAGTTTGCACGTCAGGGCTATACGGATATTTCGTTCAAGACCTACGACACCGACTGGGATTCGGAAGCCTATCTGACCGTTTCTGGCCAGAACTCCAACAATTCCGTCTCGCTCAAGGACGAGTTCCTGCGCGCGGTGGAAGATGATGCCGACTGGCATCTGACCGCCCGCAAGGACGGTAAGGTAATGAAAACGCTGAAAGCCCGCGATCTGTGGGAAAAGATCGGCTATGCCGCATGGGCGTCGGCTGATCCGGGCCTTCATTACAATACGACCATGAACGACTGGCACACGTGCCCGGCGGCCGGTCCCATTCGCGCGTCCAATCCGTGCTCGGAATATATGTTCCTTGATGATACGGCCTGTAATCTGGCGTCGATCAACCTTCTGACGTATCGCAACAAGGACGGTTCGTTCGATATCGCTGCTTACGAGCATACGGCGCGGCTCTGGACCATTGTTCTTGAAGTCTCGGTGATGATGGCGCAGTTCCCGTCCAAGGAAATCGCCCGCCTCTCCTACGAATACCGCACGCTGGGCCTTGGCTATGCCAATATTGGTGGTTTGCTGATGACCTCGGGCATTCCCTATGATTCCGTGGAAGGCCGTGCGATCTGCGGTGCGCTGACCGCGATCATGACCGGTGTTGCCTATGCCACTTCGGCTGAAATGGCCAAGGAACTGGGAACTTTCCCCGGCTTCGCGCCCAATGCCGACAATATGCTGCGCGTGATGCGCAATCATCGCCGTGCAGCCCATGGCGAGACGACGGGCTATGAAGGCCTTGCGGTCAATCCGGTGGCGCTGATTGCCGAGGATTGCTCGCAGCCCGAGCTGATCACCCATGCCCGGGCCGCCTGGGACAAGGCGCTGGAGCTTGGCGAAAAGCACGGCTATCGCAATGCACAGGCCACCGTCATCGCGCCGACCGGCACGATCGGCCTTGTCATGGATTGCGACACCACTGGTATCGAGCCGGACTTCGCGCTGGTAAAATTCAAGAAGCTTGCGGGCGGTGGCTATTTCAAGATCATCAACCGTGCAGTTCCGGAAGCCTTGCGTACGCTCGGCTATTCCGAAAGCCAGATCGCTGAGATCGAAGCGTACGCGGTCGGTCATGGCAATCTTAATCAGGCACCAGCCGTCAATCCTTCGACGCTGAAAGCCAAGGGCTTTACGGATGAGAAGATCGAAGCGCTCAATGCAGCGCTTAAAAGCGCCTTCGATATCAAGTTCGCCTTCAACAAATGGACGCTTGGCGAAGATTTCTGCAAGGACGTGTTGAAACTCACAGACGAGCAACTCAATGATTTTTCCTTTGAGATGCTGCCAGCCCTTGGTTTCTCAAGGCAGGATGTCGAAGCTGCCAATGTTCATGTCTGCGGTGCGATGACACTGGAAGACGCGCCTTTCCTGAAAGAAGAACATTACGCCGTGTTCGATTGCGCCAATCCGTGCGGCAAGATCGGCAAGCGTTATCTCTCGGTGGAAAGCCATATTCGCATGATGGCGGCAGCACAGCCGTTCATTTCGGGTGCGATTTCCAAGACCATCAACATGCCCAATGACGCAACCGTCGAGGATTGCAAGAGCGCCTATATGCTCTCCTGGCAGCTGGCCTTGAAAGCCAACGCGCTTTACCGTGATGGTTCCAAGCTTTCGCAGCCACTCAATGCCTCGCTGATTGCTGACGATGAGGATGAAGACGATGCAGTGGAAGCACTCATCGAGGCTCCGGCTGCCGCCCGCGCCGTTCAGGTCACCGAACGCATCGTCGAGAAGGTGGTTGAAAAGATCGTGCAGGAACGCGAAAAACTTCCCAACCGCCGTCAGGGTTATACCCAGAAGGCAGTCGTTGGTGGACACAAGGTCTATTTGCGCACCGGTGAATTCGGAAACGGTCGCCTGGGTGAAATCTTCATCGATATGCACAAGGAAGGCGCTGCCTTCCGTGCGATGATGAACAATTTTGCCATCGCTGTGTCGCTTGGCCTGCAATATGGTGTGCCGCTGGAAGAATATGTCGAGGCCTTCACCTTCACAAAGTTCGAGCCAGCCGGCATGGTCATCGGCAACGATGCCATCAAGACCGCAACCTCGATCATCGACTATGTGTTCCGCGAACTGGCAGTCTCCTATCTTGGCCGTAACGACCTTGCCCATGTCGACACCAGCGATTTCTCGAACACGGCACTCGGCAAGGGCATCCAGGAAGGTAAGACCAACCTGGTTTCCACTGGCTGGACGCGCGGTTACAAGCCGACTTTAGTCTCCAATACCGAGCCCAAGAGCGCGACGACGTCCGCTCCGCAGGCTTCCGCTCCGGCCTATAACGTCACGGCGCTGAAGTCCTCCTCGGCGCGTTCGGCAGCAGTCGGCCTGGTGACGGACGGTGCTACTGCCTTCAAGCGCGACTTCGACGAGCAGCCTGCAAGCGAAGCCGAACCGGAGACATCGGGTGCAACCGAACTCTTCTCCGACAAAGCCGCAGCGGATGCCGCGACCGCCCGCACTGAGAGTGCCGCATCGGCCAAGAAGATCGAAGCCGACCGCCGCATCAAGTCGATGATGCAGGGCTATACCGGCGACAGCTGCACCGAGTGCCAGAACTTTACCATGGTGCGCAACGGCACCTGCCTGAAGTGCGACACTTGTGGCGCGACCAGCGGTTGCAGCTGA
- a CDS encoding PLP-dependent aspartate aminotransferase family protein, giving the protein MADKIHRNRAGFATRAIHVGQEPDPLTGAVIPPVYHATTYVQDGIGKSKGFDYSRSGNPTRNALELCLADLEGAEAALTFPSGLAAAATLLETLPAGASVLAHNDLYGGVYRLLADVRPLTANLNVNFVDFSDADALSEAVEAHKPALMWFETPSNPTLRIVDLALVAKLGAEAGAITVCDSTFSSPAGQRPIEHGIHVVVHSATKMLNGHSDLLGGVVAVSAHAPEGLAGRVKYLQNALGSVMSPSDCALLHRSLKTLEIRSTRQAQSALYLAESLERRKAELGLSRVVYPGLGSHPQHDMAAAQMLNFGCVISIDVEGDLARVERILTATRYFHFAVSLGSVESLIQHPFSLTHAVVPEDQKALTGIGPQLIRLSVGLEDPLDLESDLTQALIVRK; this is encoded by the coding sequence GTGGCGGATAAAATTCATCGTAACCGGGCCGGATTTGCAACGCGGGCCATTCATGTCGGTCAGGAGCCGGACCCGTTGACCGGAGCGGTCATTCCACCGGTCTATCACGCTACGACCTATGTTCAGGACGGGATCGGCAAAAGCAAAGGCTTTGACTATAGCCGCAGCGGTAACCCGACCCGCAATGCGCTGGAACTCTGCCTTGCCGATCTTGAAGGCGCTGAAGCCGCCCTCACCTTCCCGAGTGGTCTCGCGGCGGCGGCAACGCTTCTCGAAACCTTGCCCGCAGGCGCGAGCGTTCTTGCTCATAACGATCTTTACGGTGGCGTTTATCGCCTGCTTGCCGATGTGCGCCCACTGACCGCCAATCTCAACGTCAATTTCGTCGATTTTTCCGATGCGGATGCGCTATCCGAAGCGGTAGAGGCCCATAAGCCGGCCCTCATGTGGTTCGAGACCCCATCCAATCCAACGCTGCGCATTGTCGATCTGGCGCTGGTCGCCAAACTGGGGGCTGAAGCCGGAGCCATCACGGTCTGCGACAGCACTTTTTCTTCACCCGCAGGACAGCGCCCGATTGAGCACGGCATTCATGTCGTGGTGCATTCGGCCACCAAGATGTTAAACGGCCATTCCGATCTGTTGGGCGGTGTGGTGGCCGTGTCGGCCCATGCACCGGAGGGGCTCGCCGGCCGTGTCAAATATTTGCAAAACGCGCTCGGCTCGGTCATGTCGCCCAGCGATTGCGCGCTGTTGCATCGTTCGCTTAAAACGCTGGAAATCCGCAGCACGAGGCAAGCGCAATCGGCGCTTTATCTCGCCGAAAGCCTTGAGCGTCGCAAGGCCGAGCTTGGCCTCAGTCGTGTCGTCTATCCGGGGCTTGGAAGCCATCCGCAGCACGACATGGCTGCCGCACAGATGCTGAATTTCGGCTGCGTCATTTCAATAGACGTCGAAGGGGACCTTGCGCGCGTCGAACGCATATTGACGGCCACGCGCTATTTCCATTTTGCGGTGAGCCTCGGCAGTGTGGAAAGTTTGATCCAGCACCCGTTCTCGCTGACCCATGCGGTGGTTCCAGAAGATCAGAAGGCGCTCACCGGCATCGGTCCGCAGCTCATCCGCCTGTCAGTCGGCCTCGAAGATCCGCTTGATCTCGAAAGCGACCTGACACAGGCGCTGATTGTCAGGAAGTAG
- a CDS encoding glucose 1-dehydrogenase: MKRLQDKVAIITGAGSGFGSGMARRFAADGAKVVLADLNLKRLEDELADIGTTALCVQADVSRKDDMERVARTAFEAHGRIDIMVNNAGFTHRNMALTEVDEHNFDLIASVNMKALYYSTQIVVPIMEHQGGGVIINTASATALRPRKGLTWYSASKGWIVSATKAMALELADRNIRVNCICPAESGGEGLGVFLAEDTPKAREALKATIPLDRFSTPQDVAEAALWLASDASAMVTGTALNIDGGYSI; this comes from the coding sequence ATGAAGAGGTTGCAGGATAAGGTTGCGATCATTACCGGTGCCGGATCAGGTTTCGGTTCGGGTATGGCGCGACGCTTTGCAGCCGACGGAGCAAAGGTGGTTCTGGCAGATCTGAATTTAAAACGACTTGAAGACGAACTGGCGGATATCGGCACCACTGCGCTTTGTGTGCAGGCGGATGTGTCGCGCAAGGACGATATGGAGCGGGTGGCGCGCACCGCCTTCGAAGCACATGGACGTATAGACATCATGGTCAATAATGCGGGCTTCACCCATCGCAATATGGCGCTGACCGAGGTGGACGAGCATAATTTCGACCTGATCGCTAGCGTCAACATGAAGGCGCTTTATTATTCAACGCAGATCGTGGTGCCCATCATGGAGCATCAGGGCGGCGGCGTGATCATCAATACCGCGTCGGCCACAGCCCTTCGTCCGCGCAAAGGTTTGACATGGTACAGTGCCTCCAAAGGCTGGATCGTCAGCGCCACCAAGGCGATGGCGCTGGAGTTGGCTGACCGCAATATCCGCGTCAACTGCATCTGTCCGGCTGAAAGCGGCGGCGAGGGTTTAGGTGTTTTTCTGGCCGAGGATACCCCCAAAGCGCGCGAAGCGCTGAAGGCAACCATCCCGCTCGACCGGTTTTCCACACCGCAAGACGTGGCAGAAGCAGCCCTTTGGCTTGCCTCGGATGCAAGCGCCATGGTGACGGGAACTGCGCTCAACATTGATGGCGGATATTCCATCTGA
- the zwf gene encoding glucose-6-phosphate dehydrogenase yields MTSQIIPVEPFDCIVFGGSGDLAERKLIPALYQRQRAGQFSEPTRIIGASRSAMSDDEYRQFARNAINEFVKPEEVDAAEVDTFVARLSYVAVDAKSDGGWDQLKAAIGKKPEKIRAFYLAVSPSLFGDIATRLKSNGLITRDTRIIVEKPIGRDLETAMSLNDTLGNVFREDQIFRIDHYLGKETVQNLMALRFANALYEPLWNSAHIDHVQITVAESVGLESRAGYYDTAGALRDMVQNHILQLLCLVAMEPPFSMEADAVHDEKVKVLRSLKPITNANVEDVTVRGQYRAGASAGGAVKGYLEDLGSDTSNTETFVALKAEIDNWRWAGVPFYLRTGKRLATRVSEIVVTFKPIPHSIFGENAGKVIANQLVIRLQPDEGVKQWLMIKDPGPGGMRLRHVPLDMSFAESFNERNPDAYERLIMDVVRGNQTLFMRRDEVEAAWRWIDPILQGWDLNSQPVQGYTSGTWGPSSSIALIERDGRTWHDSL; encoded by the coding sequence ATGACCAGCCAGATAATTCCTGTAGAGCCTTTCGACTGCATCGTTTTCGGTGGTTCCGGCGATCTTGCCGAACGCAAGCTGATCCCGGCGTTGTATCAGCGCCAGCGTGCGGGCCAGTTCAGTGAGCCGACGCGCATTATCGGCGCATCGCGCAGCGCCATGAGCGATGACGAATATCGTCAGTTTGCCCGTAATGCGATCAATGAATTCGTAAAGCCCGAGGAAGTGGATGCAGCTGAGGTCGACACCTTCGTCGCACGTCTGTCATACGTCGCGGTTGATGCCAAGTCCGATGGTGGCTGGGATCAGCTTAAAGCTGCCATTGGCAAGAAGCCTGAGAAAATTCGCGCCTTTTATCTCGCCGTCAGCCCATCGTTGTTTGGCGATATCGCAACCCGCCTGAAAAGCAACGGTCTGATTACTCGCGATACGCGTATCATCGTGGAAAAGCCGATCGGACGTGACCTCGAAACTGCCATGTCGCTCAACGACACGTTGGGCAATGTTTTCCGCGAAGACCAGATTTTCCGCATAGATCACTATCTGGGCAAGGAAACTGTACAGAACCTAATGGCGCTGCGCTTTGCCAATGCGCTTTACGAGCCATTATGGAATTCTGCCCATATCGATCATGTGCAAATCACGGTTGCTGAATCGGTCGGTCTCGAAAGTCGCGCCGGTTATTATGATACGGCAGGTGCGCTGCGCGACATGGTGCAAAACCATATTCTCCAGCTTCTTTGTCTCGTCGCCATGGAACCGCCCTTCTCGATGGAAGCTGATGCGGTGCATGATGAAAAGGTCAAGGTGTTGCGTTCACTAAAACCCATCACCAATGCCAATGTCGAGGATGTGACGGTGCGCGGTCAGTATCGCGCCGGTGCCTCTGCGGGCGGTGCGGTCAAGGGCTATCTGGAAGACCTTGGCAGCGACACCAGCAACACCGAAACCTTCGTGGCGCTGAAGGCGGAGATCGACAACTGGCGCTGGGCGGGTGTGCCATTTTATCTGCGCACCGGCAAACGCCTTGCCACGCGCGTGTCGGAAATTGTGGTCACCTTCAAGCCGATCCCACATTCGATCTTTGGTGAAAATGCCGGAAAAGTTATTGCCAACCAGTTGGTCATCCGCCTGCAGCCTGACGAGGGTGTCAAGCAGTGGCTGATGATCAAGGATCCGGGTCCGGGCGGCATGCGTCTGCGCCACGTGCCTCTGGATATGAGTTTTGCCGAATCCTTTAACGAGCGTAACCCGGATGCCTATGAGCGTTTGATCATGGATGTGGTACGCGGCAACCAGACACTTTTCATGCGCCGCGACGAAGTGGAAGCGGCATGGCGCTGGATTGACCCGATACTTCAGGGATGGGACTTGAACAGCCAGCCGGTGCAAGGTTACACATCGGGCACCTGGGGCCCCTCGTCGTCCATAGCGCTCATCGAGCGTGACGGGCGGACGTGGCATGATAGCCTTTAA
- the pgl gene encoding 6-phosphogluconolactonase, with product MTIERHDFASGTDLAQELSEAIANKLASAIAERGQATLAVSGGTTPLKLFEILSRKMIDWNLVTITLVDERFVATDSDRSNEKLVRDHLLRDHAGVAKFVGLYNPATSVEAAALAAANRIDALRRPFDVVVLGMGNDGHTASFFPNADRLDQAIDPATRAIVLPIQAEGAGEKRLTLTLPLIIEAPMLVLHIEGAAKQATLEKALASDDASEMPVRAVFRHAHTPIQLYWTS from the coding sequence ATGACTATCGAACGGCATGATTTCGCGAGTGGAACAGATCTGGCGCAAGAGCTTTCCGAAGCGATTGCAAACAAGCTGGCTTCTGCAATCGCCGAGCGGGGACAGGCCACTCTGGCGGTTTCCGGCGGCACGACGCCGCTAAAACTGTTCGAAATTCTTTCGCGTAAAATGATCGACTGGAACCTCGTCACCATCACGCTGGTCGATGAACGTTTCGTAGCAACTGATAGTGATCGTTCCAACGAAAAGCTGGTGCGCGATCATTTGTTGCGTGATCATGCCGGTGTAGCAAAATTCGTCGGGCTTTATAACCCGGCGACTTCTGTGGAAGCGGCAGCCCTTGCTGCTGCAAACCGCATCGATGCGCTGCGCCGTCCTTTCGACGTGGTGGTGCTGGGCATGGGCAATGACGGCCATACCGCCTCGTTCTTCCCCAATGCCGACCGGCTTGATCAGGCAATCGATCCGGCAACACGCGCCATCGTGCTGCCGATCCAGGCCGAAGGAGCGGGCGAAAAACGCCTGACGCTGACTTTGCCGCTTATTATCGAAGCGCCTATGCTGGTGCTGCATATTGAGGGTGCCGCCAAGCAGGCAACCCTTGAAAAGGCGCTTGCCAGTGACGATGCCAGCGAAATGCCGGTTCGCGCCGTATTCCGTCATGCCCATACGCCTATCCAGTTGTACTGGACAAGTTGA